The sequence ATATCGGGCTTGAAGTAGAGGTTAACCTCAGCCAGTTTTTTGTTTCTGGCGTTGGTAAGTTCCTCGGCGGCACGGTTTTGGAGATAGATGTAGGCGCCAACTGATGTCAGAATTAGCACAATTATCACGATAGAAACTCCTATTAGGATCCTCTTCCTCCGCTCTTTCTCGCGGATACTACCAACCGAGCGCGGTCTCCGGGAGGGTTTTTTAGCAGGGGCGGGTTTGGGGGCCACGGGGGGGCTCTGGTTCGGCGCTGGCTTTACCCAGCTCCCTCAAACGGCGAATCTTCGCCTCGATATCCTCGGACACGTTGAGCACCACCATCAATCGTTATCATAACTGGCTTCTTATATCGAATAGTTTTTTGAACTTCAATCTTTATTTAGGTTTCGGTGAGTGTATGGAGCGGTTAGAGATTCGCGTAGTAGAAATCCGGGGAAAATGTCCCGTTTTTCATGTTGGAGACAGGATAGTGGTTGAGGGGCCCAGGGTGAACCTGGATGAAACGGACGCAATATGCACCCATGCATTCGCATCGCTGCTGCCGTACATAGTTGCGCTGCGAAAGGGTATTAAGCCGAGTGAACTAGGCCTAGGCAGGGGAGAGAAGGCATACGTTCAGTGCCTCGACCCGGGGCCGCCGTACACGGACGGCGGCACCGTAATCTTCGAGATAACGGTGGTGAGAGATGAAGGCGAGAAAGGCGTGGAGAGTGGTGAGGGAGGTAGTTGACGAGGCCGACGTTATCGTCGAGGTCGTCGATGCCCGTGACCCCATAGGAACGAGGAACCGAAAGCTTGAGAGGCTCATCCTGGAGGAGGAAAAACCACTCCTCCTAGTCATGAACAAGGCCGACCTGGTACCAAAAGAATGGGCCGAGGAGTACAAGAGAAAGAGCGAGATACCCGTGGTTTTCATCTCCGCCCGTGAGAGGAAGGGAACCGGAATACTGAGGAGGGAGATAAAGAGGCTCGCCAGGCCGCTTTTGGATGAGAGGGAAAAGGTCAAGGTGGCCCTCATCGGCTATCCCAACGTCGGCAAGAGCACCATAATCAACACCCTGAAGGGAAAGAAAGCAGTTGGAACCGCCCCGATTCCCGGCTACACAAAGGGTAAACAACTGATAAAGCTGAGCAAAAAGCTATGGCTCCTCGACAGCCCCGGCGTCATCCCGATAGACGACTTCGACGAGCTGGTCATCAAGGGGGGCTTCCCCGCGGACAAGATAGACGAGCCCGTCAAACCGGCGCTCAAACTCATCAGGCGTATTCTGGATACGAGGAAGGAGGCCCTCACCGAGAAATTCGGCATCGAGGAGTTTGAGGGCGAGGAGGAAATCCTCCGGAGGATAGGAGAAAGGAGGGGCCTCATAAAGGCCGGCGGTGAGGTCGATCTGGAGGAGACGGCAAGGTGGTTCCTCAGGGAG is a genomic window of Thermococcus celericrescens containing:
- a CDS encoding GTPase yields the protein MKARKAWRVVREVVDEADVIVEVVDARDPIGTRNRKLERLILEEEKPLLLVMNKADLVPKEWAEEYKRKSEIPVVFISARERKGTGILRREIKRLARPLLDEREKVKVALIGYPNVGKSTIINTLKGKKAVGTAPIPGYTKGKQLIKLSKKLWLLDSPGVIPIDDFDELVIKGGFPADKIDEPVKPALKLIRRILDTRKEALTEKFGIEEFEGEEEILRRIGERRGLIKAGGEVDLEETARWFLREWQTGRFTLFGKEKQEKEEFTRDFEDVLEGVERDLLLDPRRILWKYGDELREKLDGTKRVGIREIEGFTVGIATGFKKCDGGTKLLERLTGKHVLASECFGKKWKGVVAILE
- a CDS encoding TIGR04076 family protein, with the translated sequence MERLEIRVVEIRGKCPVFHVGDRIVVEGPRVNLDETDAICTHAFASLLPYIVALRKGIKPSELGLGRGEKAYVQCLDPGPPYTDGGTVIFEITVVRDEGEKGVESGEGGS